A window of Salmo trutta chromosome 5, fSalTru1.1, whole genome shotgun sequence contains these coding sequences:
- the sdhaf4 gene encoding succinate dehydrogenase assembly factor 4, mitochondrial — protein MSLLSVCASASKRLVTQGLFVESAFTGYLRTASGAVKDKEPLRKAKTPQGRFDMNDEKTKDPLEKFPDDVNPATKEQGGPRGPEPTRYGDWERKGRCVDF, from the exons ATGTCTCTGCTAAGCGTCTGCGCTTCTGCATCGAAACGTCTTGTGACCCAAGGGTTATTCGTGGAATCTGCTTTTACAG GATACTTGCGGACAGCCAGTGGAGCAGTGAAGGACAAGGAGCCACTGCGCAAGGCCAAAACCCCCCAGGGCCGCTTTGACATGAATGATGAGAAGACCAAGGATCCCCTTGAAA AGTTCCCTGATGATGTGAACCCAGCCACAAAGGAGCAGGGGGGGCCCCGGGGCCCAGAGCCCACGCGCTACGGGGACTGGGAGAGGAAGGGCCGCTGTGTCGACTTCTAG
- the LOC115193866 gene encoding centrosomal protein of 68 kDa, producing the protein MALGVDRAFPASISPMESKGCSGRWKTRIPEFIRTGTTTTQHDKDGERGTGGRDRGGPRKSVTMAPTSRYMSDRRQYSMRKPLVTTTEQQTSILKKSYLQEHPEKERQWEGSSNEAHHHSEFDFQTRLAEQKFPDNFDPSQANISTCSASREDLGTSLGVSDLRTCLSHEEPTFSSSYLGSRPGQRSLSSPPLEVHTFSTPLNSKWTSTLLSPLSPSYTPPSRPSRQRWTELRLDAGEVSQSRGGGREMYLNVGPSVGYSKGHSNPVLHTMSPHQANYWACAIPSSLPPSPDRRSSSWDPDKEYQALLDYTYPLRPGRVVGGWDTSDAGGGPLIQTDPGLQDSGIDLDRLCSSTSLSALDFSLTGTAGVGTDGKRRMPGIGQRSSELRGLSHPKSSDGRLSSSPLSSADPIGLSVESLDCSGGGGLDHLHRIGEGRYRHHGISSTTFIRTTSILPQPGCIRGGSWDEEFWSLPEQLEELRGLSQQVREVTAQLSQPVTASWESLERGTTSVQSSVTLAEKQEAEEEGKEWEQNEKEEREGEKQVSISEALQYFSKVSKVVHSGESSQAARNSGSRMEAGVAGRGVSRASLREVEAMVNQLSGLTLPEFQRGSQGEQGHRESLMQHIQTFCSNLEELIQWLYTVVERMEVLAPPSVDIESVKSSLADYKRFQREVTAHQPLTTSVLQTGELLLGCMTATSPVLKETLGLIERQSRALETHSEHLFSSILSAMDSLTQPGEPCGAEETGAGDTDSVEVQGTAQ; encoded by the exons ATGGCACTGGGAGTTGACAGGGCCTTTCCAGCATCCATCTCTCCGATGGAGTCCAAGGGCTGCAGTGGGCGATGGAAGACCCGGATTCCGGAGTTTATCCGGACGGGGACAACCACGACGCAGCATGACAAAGAcggggagagggggacagggggcAGGGACCGGGGTGGTCCCAGAAAGAGTGTTACCATGGCACCCACCTCCAGGTATATGAGTGACAGGAGGCAGTACTCTATGAGGAAACCGCTGGTCACCACCACAGAGCAGCAGACCTCCATCCTAAAGAAATCCTACCTACAGGAGCACCCAGAAAAG GAGCGACAGTGGGAAGGTAGCAGTAATGAAGCACACCATCATAGCGAGTTTGACTTCCAGACCCGATTGGCTGAACAGAAGTTCCCAGACAACTTCGACCCCTCTCAGGCCAACATCTCAACCTGCTCAGCCTCCAGAGAGGATCTTGGCACCTCCCTGGGGGTGTCAGACCTCAGGACCTGTCTGTCACATGAAGAACCCACCTTCAGCTCATCGTACCTTGGCAGCAGGCCAGGCCAACGCAGCCTCTCCAGCCCACCCCTGGAGGTCCATACTTTCTCTACTCCACTCAACTCCAAGTGGACCTCCACTCTGCTATCCCCCCTCTCGCCCTCCTACACCCCCCCTTCGCGCCCGTCCagacagagatggacagagcTGAGATTGGATGCGGGTGAAGTTTCTCAATCACgtggaggaggaagggaaatGTATCTAAATGTAGGCCCTTCAGTGGGCTACTCCAAGGGCCACTCCAACCCTGTGCTCCACACCATGTCCCCCCACCAGGCCAACTACTGGGCCTGCGCCATTCCCAGctccctgcccccctccccaGACCGACGCTCTTCGAGCTGGGACCCTGATAAGGAGTACCAAGCCCTCCTGGACTACACCTACCCTCTGAGGCCAGGTAGGGTGGTTGGTGGGTGGGATACCTCAGATGCAGGGGGTGGACCTCTCATCCAGACAGACCCAGGCCTCCAGGACTCTGGAATAGACCTGGACCGCCTCTGCAGCTCCACCAGCCTGTCAGCTTTGGACTTTTCCCTGACTGGCACGGCAGGGGTGGGGACGGATGGGAAGAGGCGGATGCCGGGAATAGGTCAGAGGTCATCTGAGCTGCGTGGGCTCTCACACCCCAAGTCCTCGGATGGTCGCCTCTCCAGTAGCCCCTTATCCTCTGCGGACCCTATTGGTCTATCCGTGGAGAGTCTGGACTGTAGTGGAGGTGGTGGTCTGGATCATCTGCATCGTATCGGGGAAGGTCGCTACCGCCATCACGGCATCTCTTCCACCACGTTCATCCGCACAACCAGTATCCTTCCCCAGCCAGGGTGCATCAGAGGGGGGTCTTGGGACGAGGAGTTCTGGTCTCTCCCGGAGCAGTTGGAGGAGCTCCGGGGTTTGTCCCAGCAGGTCAGGGAGGTGACGGCCCAACTCAGTCAGCCTGTCACAGCCAGCTGGGAGTCCCTCGAGAGGGGGACCACCTCCGTCCAGTCCTCCGTGACCCTGGCTGAGAAacaggaggcagaggaggagggaaaagaATGGGAGCAGAATGAAAAGGAAGAAAGGGAGGGTGAGAAGCAGGTGTCCATTTCTGAAGCACTTCAATACTTTAGTAAAG TCTCTAAAGTGGTCCATAGTGGGGAATCCTCCCAGGCAGCCAGAAACTCTGGTTCTAGGATGGAGGCTGGGGTAGCAGGCAGGGGAGTGAGCAGGGCCAGTCTGAGGGAGGTGGAGGCCATGGTGAACCAGCTGAGTGGACTAACCCTGCCTGAGTTCCAGAGGGGGAGCCAGGGGGAGCAGGGGCACAGGGAGTCCCTCATGCAGCACATCCAG ACCTTCTGTTCTAACCTGGAGGAGCTCATCCAATGGCTGTACACCGTGGTGGAGAGGATGGAGGTGCTGGCTCCGCCCTCTGTGGACATCGAGAGTGTCAAGTCGTCCCTGGCGGATTATAAG AGGTTTCAGAGAGAAGTTACCGCCCACCAGCCTCTGACCACCTCTGTTCTGCAGACTGGGGAGCTTCTCCTGGGTTGTATGACCGCCACTTCTCCCG TTCTGAAAGAGACCCTTGGTCTTATTGAGAGGCAGTCCAGGGCGTTGGAGACTCACTCGGAGCACCtcttctcctctatcctctcggCCATGGACAGCCTGACCCAGCCCGGGGAGCCCTGCGGGGCAGAGGAGACCGGCGCTGGGGACACCGATAGCGTGGAGGTCCAGGGGACAGCTCAGTGA
- the LOC115193867 gene encoding ras-related protein ORAB-1, with protein sequence MNPEYDYLFKLLLIGDSGVGKSCLLLRFADDTYTESYISTIGVDFKIRTIELDGKTIKLQIWDTAGQERFRTITSSYYRGAHGIIVVYDVTDQESFNNVKQWLQEIDRYASENVNKLLVGNKCDLTTKKVVDYTTAKEFADSLGIPFLETSAKSATNVEQAFMTMAAEIKKRMGPGATTGGNEKSNVKIQSTPVKPASGGCC encoded by the exons TGACTATTTATTCAAGCTGCTCCTGATCGGTGACTCTGGCGTCGGAAAGTCATGTCTTCTACTCCGATTTGCA gatGACACATACACAGAAAGCTACATAAGCACAATCGGAGTAGACTTCAAAATACGAACTATAGAATTAGACGGAAAGACCATTAAACTTCAAATC TGGGACACGGCGGGGCAGGAGAGGTTTCGCACGATCACATCCAGCTACTACAGAGGAGCCCACGGCATTATCGTAGTCTACGACGTCACAgaccag GAGTCCTTCAACAATGTCAAGCAGTGGCTACAGGAAATCGACCGCTATGCCAGTGAAAATGTCAACAAGCTATTGGTGGGGAACAAGTGTGACCTGACCACAAAGAAAGTGGTGGATTACACAACAGCAAAG GAGTTTGCCGACTCCCTGGGCATCCCCTTCTTGGAAACGAGTGCCAAGAGCGCCACCAATGTGGAGCAGGCCTTCATGACCATGGCTGCTGAGATCAAGAAGAGGATGGGGCCCGGGGCCACGACCGGAGGCAACGAGAAGTCCAATGTCAAGATCCAGAGTACGCCTGTCAAACCTGCCTCGGGGGGCTGCTGCTGA